From Candidatus Cloacimonadota bacterium, a single genomic window includes:
- a CDS encoding asparagine synthase-related protein: protein MIKSKSGWEQLSNLHFIGYLYDDEGNKADLSDIFQRFSEGKSIPEIEAELQKANGCFAMVIEGKDYVLAAVDRIRSIPLFWDCEGNVADSSEALHHLDIDTLKSGDPMILAEFLMTGYVCRDETLDPNVKQIPAASYLLINKGEMPRLQRYYTYVQPEVSDSSTEELCQRLHVLHQQAINRLIHSLEGRPAVIPLSGGYDSRLIAYLLKQAQYPKIFCFTYDAKTSPEVRISQKVAKYLQIPWIFAEHSRDSWFQVYFSEERKQHYKHAVNAVSSAHIQDWHAVRDMQKKGLIPADSVFIPGHSADLLQGAHMPPLYMEQESFSDAEIIGQISKQHYSLWRDLSPLWHERFAQRIKETIDIPKEADARWTAMLCMDWNICERQAKFIVNSVRVYEYFGYQWCLPLWDAELMDFWAKVPLHLLVGRKLWYIYRQKYLPIPLPAFRDFNIPMRIRNKLLRIVFGEIMNIRYGRFAPYRNPIQYASEKVNSYLRDDLQYPDFIDPRRPLLRCQINAIQALRAIYEL, encoded by the coding sequence ATGATAAAAAGTAAAAGCGGCTGGGAACAGCTCTCGAACCTTCATTTTATAGGTTATCTCTATGATGATGAGGGCAATAAGGCAGATCTAAGTGATATATTTCAACGCTTTAGCGAGGGAAAAAGCATCCCGGAGATAGAAGCCGAGTTACAGAAGGCAAATGGTTGTTTCGCGATGGTGATCGAGGGGAAGGACTATGTATTGGCCGCAGTGGATCGCATCCGTTCCATCCCGCTGTTTTGGGACTGTGAGGGCAATGTGGCAGATAGTAGCGAAGCCTTACATCATCTGGATATCGATACCCTCAAATCCGGTGATCCCATGATATTAGCAGAATTTTTGATGACGGGATATGTGTGCCGGGATGAGACTTTGGACCCTAATGTAAAACAAATCCCGGCAGCCAGTTATCTGCTGATCAACAAGGGAGAAATGCCGCGGCTGCAACGGTATTATACATACGTTCAGCCAGAAGTTAGCGACAGCAGCACGGAAGAGCTGTGCCAAAGGCTGCATGTACTGCATCAACAAGCAATAAACAGGTTAATACACTCGCTTGAAGGACGCCCTGCGGTAATACCTTTGAGCGGTGGATACGACTCCCGCCTGATTGCCTATCTGCTTAAACAAGCGCAGTATCCCAAGATATTCTGCTTCACATACGATGCCAAAACGAGCCCGGAAGTTCGCATTTCCCAAAAAGTGGCAAAATACCTGCAAATTCCGTGGATATTTGCCGAGCACAGCCGGGATAGCTGGTTTCAGGTATATTTCTCGGAAGAGCGTAAGCAGCATTATAAACACGCTGTAAATGCTGTATCCAGCGCTCATATCCAGGATTGGCATGCAGTGCGGGACATGCAAAAGAAAGGCTTGATTCCAGCCGATAGCGTGTTTATCCCCGGTCATTCTGCGGATCTGCTGCAAGGCGCTCACATGCCGCCACTGTACATGGAACAAGAGAGCTTCAGCGATGCAGAGATTATCGGGCAGATTAGCAAACAGCATTACAGTCTGTGGCGAGATTTATCACCACTGTGGCACGAGAGATTTGCCCAAAGGATAAAAGAGACCATCGATATCCCCAAAGAAGCGGATGCTCGTTGGACTGCGATGCTTTGCATGGATTGGAATATCTGTGAGCGGCAGGCGAAATTCATCGTGAATTCGGTGCGTGTCTATGAATATTTTGGTTACCAGTGGTGTTTGCCCTTGTGGGATGCTGAGCTTATGGATTTTTGGGCGAAAGTCCCGCTTCATCTGCTGGTGGGCAGGAAGCTTTGGTATATATATCGCCAAAAGTACCTTCCGATTCCACTCCCCGCCTTTCGGGATTTCAACATTCCGATGCGAATCCGTAACAAACTGCTGCGCATCGTGTTTGGAGAGATTATGAACATCCGCTACGGACGCTTTGCCCCATATCGTAATCCCATCCAATATGCCTCAGAAAAGGTAAATAGCTATCTTAGGGATGATCTTCAGTATCCGGATTTTATTGATCCCCGTCGCCCCCTGTTACGCTGTCAGATAAATGCGATACAGGCTTTACGTGCGATTTATGAACTATGA
- a CDS encoding MATE family efflux transporter — protein sequence MGYRKNIGHNLFTQALKIIFGVVTGIVVARALGPVRQGYVAYIILIFTLLGNFGHLGITSAAAFHQKRSNVERMVIYSTNMNVLGFLSVFFITVVILLKYFGIIMQDYNWLMVIGGLVMMVSYFFIGHHQAWLTGDERIILNNQIGLISFFVKSGVIVLLWLLGMLTVQSFFFTTVIALLLWFILIQIKLKENYSAGISIPLIKMEFAYGSVSWASALFSYMHYRVDQIMIKNYLGTEDLGIYTIAVTIAELMFLLPNSINIALTGRLFNLPEGDDGKELLARTNRISFSICIGLCLIAIPGSLLIPWVYGADYALATRLMLILLPGILFACIPKVVSPWFFCSGRPKVHLYITLGCLILNIILNMVFIPLWGSQGAAFASSISYILYGIYYLVILKVGDGFSIKEMMLPTHRSCHTAQSET from the coding sequence ATGGGCTACAGGAAAAACATAGGTCACAACCTCTTTACGCAAGCTCTGAAGATCATCTTTGGAGTAGTGACCGGCATAGTAGTTGCCCGGGCGTTGGGGCCTGTACGCCAGGGTTATGTAGCCTACATCATCCTGATATTCACCCTATTGGGCAATTTTGGACATCTGGGCATCACATCCGCTGCAGCCTTCCATCAGAAACGGAGCAACGTCGAGCGGATGGTGATCTACAGTACAAACATGAATGTTTTAGGCTTCCTCTCCGTGTTTTTCATAACAGTAGTGATCTTGCTGAAATACTTCGGGATTATAATGCAGGATTACAATTGGCTAATGGTAATCGGCGGCCTGGTGATGATGGTATCCTACTTCTTTATCGGGCACCATCAAGCGTGGCTAACTGGTGACGAACGCATCATTCTGAACAATCAGATCGGATTGATATCCTTCTTTGTGAAAAGCGGGGTGATAGTCCTGCTGTGGCTGTTGGGCATGCTGACCGTACAATCATTCTTCTTCACTACGGTAATTGCCTTGCTATTATGGTTCATTCTCATCCAAATCAAGCTGAAAGAAAACTACTCTGCTGGGATATCGATTCCCCTTATAAAGATGGAATTCGCCTATGGTAGTGTGTCCTGGGCCTCTGCGCTGTTTTCTTACATGCATTACAGGGTAGATCAGATCATGATCAAGAACTATCTGGGCACGGAAGACCTGGGAATCTACACCATCGCCGTAACTATTGCCGAACTGATGTTTTTATTGCCCAATTCCATCAATATCGCCCTCACGGGTAGGCTCTTCAACCTTCCTGAAGGAGATGACGGCAAGGAGCTTTTGGCACGCACAAACCGCATCAGCTTCAGCATCTGCATTGGCTTGTGTCTCATAGCAATCCCCGGCAGTCTGCTAATCCCCTGGGTATATGGAGCGGATTACGCTTTGGCGACACGTCTGATGCTGATCCTCTTGCCCGGCATCCTCTTTGCCTGCATTCCCAAAGTGGTCTCTCCATGGTTTTTCTGCTCCGGAAGGCCCAAAGTACATCTATACATCACTCTTGGCTGCCTGATCCTAAACATCATCCTGAATATGGTCTTCATCCCCCTTTGGGGAAGCCAGGGCGCAGCATTTGCATCCAGTATCTCCTACATCCTTTATGGAATCTACTATCTGGTAATTCTGAAAGTTGGCGATGGCTTCAGCATAAAAGAGATGATGCTGCCAACCCACCGATCTTGCCATACTGCTCAATCTGAGACGTAA
- the ruvB gene encoding Holliday junction branch migration DNA helicase RuvB produces the protein MLERINNPALQTDETEFDHALRPRTLSDFVGQNHIKEQLDISIQAARLRGEPLDHVLFYGPPGLGKTTLASIIAREMGVNITVSSGPVIEKPSDLAGILTNLGRQEALFIDEIHRLSHVIEEYIYPAMEDYEMEIILDSGPSSRTLKIPIEPFTLIGATTRAGLLTPPLRDRFGIVLRLDYYDQASIERIIKRSAMLLNIPTDEQGVQELARRSRGTPRIANRLLRRVRDYAQIRGDGIITLEIANAALTMLQVDHAGLDEMDKRILATIIENYRGGPVGIKTIATAIGEDSGTIEEIFEPYLVQQGFLERTTQGRKVTFKAYRHLGLSPIAEQAEIF, from the coding sequence ATGCTGGAAAGAATAAACAATCCCGCCCTACAAACGGATGAAACTGAATTTGACCACGCACTGAGACCGCGAACTTTAAGTGACTTTGTAGGACAGAATCACATCAAAGAACAGCTGGACATCAGCATCCAAGCAGCCCGCCTGAGGGGTGAACCGTTGGATCATGTACTGTTTTATGGCCCTCCCGGACTGGGCAAGACCACACTGGCATCCATAATTGCCCGTGAAATGGGGGTAAACATCACAGTATCCAGCGGTCCTGTAATCGAAAAACCATCGGATTTGGCGGGCATACTCACCAATCTGGGCAGGCAGGAAGCACTTTTCATCGATGAAATCCACCGTCTCTCACACGTGATTGAAGAGTACATCTATCCTGCCATGGAAGACTACGAGATGGAGATCATTCTGGATAGCGGACCTTCGTCACGCACGCTGAAGATACCCATCGAGCCTTTCACTTTGATAGGGGCCACCACTCGCGCCGGATTGCTGACACCGCCATTGAGAGACCGTTTTGGTATTGTACTGAGGTTGGATTATTACGACCAGGCATCCATCGAGCGCATCATCAAACGCTCTGCCATGCTCTTAAACATTCCCACCGATGAGCAAGGAGTGCAAGAGTTGGCACGCCGCAGCCGGGGTACGCCACGCATCGCCAATCGCTTGTTGCGCCGGGTACGGGATTATGCCCAGATCAGAGGAGACGGCATCATCACACTGGAGATAGCCAATGCTGCTCTCACGATGCTGCAGGTGGATCATGCAGGATTGGATGAGATGGATAAACGCATATTGGCAACTATCATAGAGAACTACCGTGGCGGTCCGGTAGGCATCAAGACCATTGCTACCGCCATCGGCGAGGATTCCGGAACCATCGAGGAGATCTTTGAGCCTTATCTGGTGCAGCAGGGCTTTTTGGAGCGTACTACACAGGGTCGCAAGGTTACTTTCAAAGCCTATCGCCACCTGGGTCTCAGCCCCATCGCGGAACAAGCTGAGATATTTTAG
- a CDS encoding polyprenol monophosphomannose synthase — MKTLVIIPTYNEVENIECLLGILLKNNPDLEILVLDDNSPDGTAGVVKRMMEQENRIHLIERPRKMGLGSAYVTGFKYALDSGFEYIMEMDADFSHNPDDVPRLIEAAQKYDLVIGSRYSNGVNIINWPFKRLLISYFASKYVRIITSMPIKDPTAGFKCFRRKVLESINLDKILSDGYAFQIEMNFRTWAKGFRIKEIPIVFTERINGVSKMNRHIVWEAAWMVWHLQFRKILGTLH, encoded by the coding sequence ATGAAAACTCTGGTAATAATACCCACTTACAACGAAGTAGAAAACATCGAATGCCTGCTGGGCATATTGCTGAAGAACAATCCGGATCTGGAAATCCTGGTGCTGGACGACAATAGCCCGGATGGGACTGCCGGGGTAGTGAAACGGATGATGGAGCAGGAAAACAGAATCCATTTGATTGAGAGACCCAGAAAAATGGGATTGGGCTCAGCTTATGTTACCGGCTTTAAATACGCTTTGGATAGCGGCTTTGAATACATTATGGAGATGGATGCCGATTTTTCGCACAATCCGGACGATGTCCCGCGCCTTATAGAAGCTGCGCAGAAATATGACCTCGTGATTGGCTCTCGGTATTCAAACGGTGTAAACATCATCAACTGGCCTTTCAAACGTCTGTTGATCAGCTATTTTGCCTCAAAGTATGTCAGGATCATCACATCCATGCCCATCAAAGATCCCACTGCCGGATTCAAATGCTTCCGGCGCAAAGTATTGGAAAGCATAAACCTGGACAAAATTCTCTCTGATGGCTATGCTTTCCAGATCGAGATGAACTTTCGTACTTGGGCAAAGGGTTTCCGCATCAAGGAGATTCCCATTGTCTTTACCGAGCGCATCAACGGTGTATCCAAAATGAACAGACATATCGTATGGGAAGCAGCCTGGATGGTATGGCACCTGCAGTTCCGTAAAATACTGGGCACACTGCATTAG
- a CDS encoding acyltransferase, with protein sequence MNHHIDCSASLGKDVTIGFNSVILENVTIGDNCLIGHNVVIHANSVIGANVRIDDNVIIGKKPLSSPRSIFKIPENLAPAKIGSYCQIGANVVIYVQSEIGERNLIADMVTIRENVKIGDLNIIGRNVTIENYVEIGSRNKFETNSYITAYSKIEDYCFVAPCVATSNDNYMARDPERFKHFQGITMKSGARIGVNATILPGKTIATDGTVAAGAVVTRDVEAGKIMVGNPAKAFRNVPESQLLKNNMDK encoded by the coding sequence ATGAACCATCATATAGATTGCAGTGCCAGCTTAGGAAAAGATGTTACGATCGGTTTCAACAGCGTGATACTGGAAAACGTGACAATAGGCGATAACTGCCTGATAGGCCACAATGTAGTTATTCACGCCAATAGTGTCATCGGAGCAAATGTGCGCATCGATGACAATGTGATAATCGGCAAGAAACCTCTTTCCTCTCCGCGCAGCATATTCAAGATTCCCGAAAACCTGGCTCCGGCAAAGATCGGCAGCTATTGTCAAATCGGTGCGAATGTGGTGATATATGTGCAAAGTGAGATCGGTGAACGCAATCTGATAGCGGATATGGTCACCATTCGCGAAAATGTGAAAATAGGCGATTTGAACATCATCGGACGCAACGTAACCATCGAAAACTATGTTGAGATAGGTTCTCGCAACAAATTCGAGACAAACTCCTATATTACCGCATATTCGAAGATTGAAGATTACTGTTTTGTGGCGCCCTGCGTTGCCACCAGTAATGATAACTATATGGCTCGCGATCCAGAACGCTTTAAACACTTCCAGGGCATCACCATGAAAAGCGGTGCCCGCATCGGTGTGAATGCCACCATCCTTCCCGGAAAGACCATCGCCACAGACGGCACAGTGGCTGCAGGAGCGGTTGTCACCCGGGATGTAGAAGCAGGCAAGATCATGGTTGGCAACCCCGCCAAGGCGTTTCGCAATGTGCCGGAATCCCAACTGCTAAAGAATAATATGGATAAGTAA
- a CDS encoding tyrosine-type recombinase/integrase: MKEWIEKHRQYLKLEGKSQHTLDAYQSDLEQFASFLLESFQLQNPADIQKLHIRAFLQWLSGLPDCNRSLARKLASLNSWFKFLKYRGLRSDNPMRGIRRPKFEIPLAKVFSEEEMELLLKIPDTSDIFGIRNLAMLELLYSCGLRLMELANLSLEDIDFRRRIIRVMGKGKKQRMIPVGSKAFDALKQYLEKRNMLVYEYSSNRVFLTKSGKDFDRTQLNRILSRYLDLIARDKGYSPHTIRHSFATHLLSRGAELRVIQEMLGHSKLSTTEIYTHLTLEEIKEAYEKGHPRSKE; encoded by the coding sequence ATGAAAGAGTGGATTGAAAAACACAGGCAATACCTGAAATTGGAGGGTAAAAGTCAGCATACTCTGGATGCCTATCAGAGCGATTTGGAACAGTTTGCCAGCTTCTTGCTGGAGTCCTTTCAACTGCAAAATCCAGCCGATATTCAAAAGCTCCACATCCGCGCCTTCCTGCAGTGGCTTTCCGGTTTGCCGGATTGCAACCGCAGCCTAGCTCGCAAACTTGCCTCCTTGAACTCATGGTTCAAATTTCTGAAATACCGGGGACTTAGAAGCGATAACCCGATGCGCGGGATTCGTAGGCCGAAGTTTGAGATTCCCCTGGCAAAGGTCTTCAGCGAAGAAGAGATGGAACTGCTCCTAAAAATACCAGATACTTCAGACATCTTCGGTATCAGAAACCTGGCAATGCTGGAGCTGCTCTACAGCTGCGGCCTGCGTTTGATGGAATTGGCAAATCTCAGCCTGGAGGATATCGACTTTCGCCGCCGGATAATCCGGGTAATGGGCAAGGGCAAAAAACAAAGAATGATTCCCGTGGGATCAAAGGCCTTTGACGCTTTGAAACAGTATCTGGAAAAGAGAAATATGCTGGTTTATGAATACAGCTCCAACCGCGTTTTTCTCACCAAATCCGGCAAGGATTTTGACCGGACGCAACTGAACAGAATTCTCTCCCGCTACCTGGATCTTATCGCACGGGATAAGGGCTACTCTCCGCACACTATCCGGCACTCCTTTGCCACTCATTTACTCTCCAGAGGTGCAGAATTGCGTGTCATTCAGGAAATGCTGGGGCATTCCAAACTCTCCACCACCGAGATCTACACTCACCTTACTCTGGAAGAGATCAAAGAAGCCTATGAAAAGGGGCATCCGCGCAGCAAGGAATAG
- the polA gene encoding DNA polymerase I: MKDKLYLIDGTALLYRAYFAFIRNPLINSKQENTSAIFGVLNSFITLVDKMDAAYVAIAFDRKAATFRHQDYKDYKANRPPMPDDLQSQIEPVIEFFRLIKVPQIGADGYEADDALGTLGTHFRDRFDIVYVTSDKDYCQLVDEAGVMYDPMKDHIMDAAAVLEKYGVRPDQFVDYLALVGDSSDNIPGVRGIGPVAATKLLQQHESLDAIYADLDKVEPKYRQKLEENKDNAYLSQHLARIVRDAKLEIPRAEELSFDAARLSESLPLLKRYEISSLQKKIEARIHANEPVQSIKEEQADIFTNPVPDSLAPEIEAGSKAPFEVQLVTVNDLDSVLKEISGVAVVSLDTETDSLDAREANLVGISLCTRPERAYYLPLGHQMEDNLPLKESLEALHKALKGKEIIGHNLKYDFMVLTRYGWQIPMKYFDTMIAAYILDAGSFSFSLDECAKQELNYTMLPISALIGSGKKQISFDLVSQHDACFYSAEDAWAAFRLYEIYKDRIAKSPARDVFYQMDIPLLPVLMKMEDNGVSIDERILADISHHLNEQIKSLSEELYEAAGYEFNLNSTQQLAKLLFEDLGLPAKKKTKSGYSTDNSVLEALSEEYEIAGKIIEYRQLVKLESTYVSTLPKLVNPNSGRIHSSFNQCVASTGRLSSTNPNLQNIPVRTKIGREIRKAFVAGDDSSVILAADYSQIELRLLALMSGDQMLLQAFRDNVDIHRQTAAQIGGISVDAVSSEQRRAAKTINFGLLYGMGQRKLASELSISAAEAKAMIERYFAQFPSIREYRAACIAQAKAEGQVRTLFGRVLALPGIYSKNQGIRSEAERVAVNMPIQGSAADIIKRAMLSIHATIRDDERIKMIMQVHDELVFEVRKDYVEEAISLVQKEMEDAMPSDYRKIVRLAVDTGVGKNWFEAH, translated from the coding sequence ATGAAAGATAAACTGTATCTTATCGACGGTACGGCGCTATTGTATCGCGCCTACTTTGCTTTCATCCGCAATCCGCTGATAAACAGCAAACAGGAGAACACCTCTGCCATCTTTGGTGTATTGAATTCCTTCATCACCCTTGTGGACAAGATGGATGCCGCCTATGTGGCAATAGCGTTTGACCGTAAAGCAGCTACTTTTCGACATCAGGACTACAAAGATTACAAGGCAAACCGCCCCCCGATGCCGGATGATCTGCAGAGTCAGATAGAGCCGGTAATTGAGTTCTTCCGCCTCATCAAAGTGCCGCAGATCGGAGCAGACGGCTATGAGGCAGATGATGCTTTGGGCACTCTTGGAACGCATTTTCGGGATCGATTTGACATTGTGTACGTAACCAGCGACAAGGATTATTGCCAATTGGTGGATGAAGCGGGGGTGATGTATGATCCCATGAAAGACCACATAATGGATGCAGCAGCGGTGCTCGAAAAATATGGCGTACGACCGGATCAATTTGTGGATTATTTGGCCCTGGTAGGGGATAGCTCTGACAACATCCCGGGGGTACGAGGCATAGGACCTGTGGCTGCCACTAAGCTTTTGCAGCAGCATGAGAGTCTGGATGCGATCTATGCGGATTTGGACAAGGTAGAGCCGAAGTATCGCCAGAAATTGGAAGAGAACAAAGACAATGCCTACCTCTCGCAGCATTTGGCACGGATAGTACGGGATGCCAAGTTGGAAATACCTCGGGCGGAAGAACTCTCTTTTGATGCTGCCCGGCTTTCCGAATCCTTGCCGCTATTGAAACGCTACGAGATTAGCAGTTTACAGAAGAAGATAGAAGCGCGCATCCATGCCAATGAACCTGTACAAAGCATCAAAGAAGAGCAGGCCGACATCTTTACCAACCCGGTTCCGGATTCGCTTGCTCCTGAGATTGAGGCAGGTTCCAAAGCTCCCTTCGAAGTGCAATTAGTAACTGTGAACGATCTGGACAGTGTGCTAAAAGAGATCTCCGGAGTCGCAGTAGTCAGCCTGGATACGGAGACGGATTCTCTGGATGCCAGGGAGGCGAATCTGGTGGGGATTTCGCTTTGTACGCGGCCGGAGCGGGCATATTACCTGCCTCTGGGACATCAGATGGAGGATAATCTACCCTTGAAGGAGAGCTTGGAAGCACTGCACAAAGCGCTGAAAGGCAAAGAGATAATAGGACACAATCTCAAGTATGACTTCATGGTGCTGACGCGATATGGCTGGCAAATACCCATGAAATACTTCGATACCATGATTGCCGCATACATCCTAGATGCCGGTAGTTTCAGCTTTTCTTTGGATGAATGTGCGAAACAGGAACTGAATTATACCATGTTGCCGATCTCGGCTTTGATTGGTAGTGGCAAAAAGCAGATCAGCTTTGATCTTGTGTCTCAACATGATGCATGTTTTTATTCTGCGGAAGATGCTTGGGCGGCTTTTCGGCTGTATGAAATCTATAAGGATCGCATTGCAAAAAGCCCTGCCCGCGATGTGTTTTATCAGATGGATATACCGCTCTTGCCCGTACTGATGAAGATGGAAGATAATGGTGTAAGCATCGATGAGAGGATCCTGGCAGACATCTCGCACCATCTGAATGAGCAGATCAAGAGCCTCAGCGAGGAGCTTTATGAAGCAGCGGGTTACGAATTTAACCTGAATAGCACGCAACAGTTGGCAAAACTCTTGTTTGAAGATTTGGGGCTGCCTGCAAAGAAGAAGACCAAAAGCGGATATTCTACCGACAACAGCGTATTGGAAGCACTCTCGGAAGAATATGAGATCGCAGGCAAGATCATCGAATACAGGCAGCTGGTGAAGTTGGAAAGCACCTATGTAAGTACGTTGCCAAAGCTGGTGAATCCCAATTCCGGCCGCATTCATTCCTCCTTCAATCAGTGCGTGGCCTCCACCGGGAGATTGTCTTCCACCAACCCTAATCTGCAGAACATCCCGGTAAGGACCAAGATCGGTAGAGAGATACGCAAAGCCTTTGTTGCAGGGGACGATTCCAGCGTGATCCTGGCGGCGGATTACTCTCAGATAGAGCTTCGCCTTTTGGCATTGATGTCCGGAGACCAAATGCTGTTACAGGCTTTCAGGGACAATGTAGATATCCATCGCCAGACCGCTGCACAGATAGGCGGAATATCCGTAGATGCGGTGAGTTCCGAGCAGCGCCGGGCAGCAAAAACCATCAATTTTGGCCTCTTGTACGGTATGGGACAGAGGAAGCTGGCCAGTGAACTCAGCATCAGCGCGGCCGAGGCAAAAGCAATGATAGAGAGATATTTTGCCCAATTTCCTTCAATACGGGAGTACCGGGCGGCTTGCATTGCTCAAGCCAAGGCCGAAGGACAAGTGCGTACGCTCTTTGGCAGAGTGTTGGCTCTCCCTGGAATCTACAGTAAAAACCAGGGTATCCGAAGCGAAGCAGAACGGGTGGCGGTAAATATGCCCATCCAGGGAAGCGCCGCCGATATCATCAAACGAGCGATGCTAAGTATCCATGCTACAATACGGGATGATGAGCGCATAAAGATGATTATGCAGGTTCACGATGAGCTGGTCTTTGAGGTGCGCAAAGACTATGTGGAAGAGGCTATCAGCTTGGTACAGAAAGAGATGGAGGACGCTATGCCTTCAGATTATCGTAAGATCGTAAGGCTGGCGGTTGACACCGGAGTGGGCAAAAACTGGTTTGAAGCGCATTAG
- a CDS encoding ArsB/NhaD family transporter, whose product MTLMLIALAIFAITYVLIITEWINKMLAALMGGFAIILTGIVHQEIAFAAIDWNVIFFLIGMMLVISVMRQTGLFMYMAIRIAKIAKGRPLSILILMYLLTTFISAFMGSVTTIMILVPIVLLIASELKISPIPFIITMVIGSNAGGAATMIGDPPNILIGSATDYNFMDFLLNLTPPVLIITIFSVGLIWLLYRKGMQVTNEDRAKLLSYNEKNLIKSKPLLRISLIVLVLMLTAFALQGVLHIETATIAMSAGLFLLVISDRKKVEHILSDDVDWVTIFFFMGLFMIVESLVETGFINMIAEGVMMISKGEPRSTSMLILWISGVFSAFIDNVPFVAAMIPVLERLGILIGKPEVMHPIWWSLALGTCLGGNGTLIGASANIVAAGIANRNGFHISFKEFTKIGVIFTSSSIILSTLYILLRYY is encoded by the coding sequence ATGACTCTAATGCTTATCGCTCTAGCCATTTTCGCCATCACATACGTCTTGATTATCACAGAATGGATCAACAAGATGCTGGCCGCACTGATGGGCGGTTTTGCAATAATACTTACTGGTATCGTGCATCAGGAGATTGCCTTTGCCGCCATCGACTGGAACGTTATCTTCTTCCTGATTGGGATGATGCTGGTGATATCTGTGATGCGCCAGACGGGACTCTTTATGTATATGGCCATCCGCATCGCCAAGATAGCAAAAGGCAGACCACTGTCCATCCTGATTCTGATGTATCTGCTTACTACCTTCATCTCTGCTTTCATGGGTAGCGTAACCACCATCATGATCCTGGTACCAATCGTGCTTTTGATCGCCAGTGAACTGAAAATAAGCCCCATTCCCTTCATTATTACCATGGTGATTGGGTCAAATGCCGGTGGCGCTGCCACAATGATCGGAGACCCGCCCAACATCCTGATCGGCTCTGCTACGGACTACAACTTCATGGATTTTCTGCTCAATCTCACACCACCGGTTCTTATAATCACAATATTCTCCGTGGGATTGATCTGGCTACTGTATCGCAAAGGCATGCAAGTTACCAATGAAGACCGCGCCAAACTATTGAGTTACAACGAAAAGAACCTGATTAAGAGTAAGCCCCTGCTGCGGATTAGCCTGATCGTGCTTGTCCTGATGCTTACAGCTTTTGCCCTGCAAGGAGTATTACATATTGAGACCGCCACCATTGCCATGAGCGCAGGACTCTTTTTACTGGTGATTTCTGACCGCAAGAAGGTAGAACACATCCTTTCCGACGATGTGGATTGGGTAACCATCTTCTTCTTTATGGGACTGTTTATGATCGTGGAATCTTTGGTGGAGACTGGCTTTATCAATATGATAGCGGAAGGAGTGATGATGATCAGCAAAGGAGAACCCCGCTCCACATCGATGCTGATTCTGTGGATCTCCGGGGTCTTCAGTGCGTTTATCGACAACGTACCGTTTGTGGCAGCCATGATCCCGGTGCTGGAACGTTTGGGCATCCTGATAGGAAAACCCGAAGTGATGCATCCCATCTGGTGGTCTTTGGCACTGGGCACTTGCCTGGGGGGAAACGGTACACTCATCGGTGCTTCAGCGAACATCGTGGCGGCGGGCATTGCCAATCGCAACGGCTTTCACATCAGCTTCAAAGAATTCACCAAAATCGGAGTTATCTTTACTTCAAGCTCCATAATCCTGAGTACCTTATACATACTGCTGAGGTATTATTAA